Proteins from one Deinococcus sp. AB2017081 genomic window:
- a CDS encoding S8 family peptidase: MNKLALLSLTSAVLLAACGTTQPTAATPSGSFSGFTGRHTTLSRVASTNLPDPAQLVKTGREADRTQELVVGYADRASLDRLATHLGATVRSTIPPLRLALLVLPEQLSVSRTATALSLRPVAGLRYAQANTYDGQRLPVPAATPLGTQNLTAQADGDPLSVKQWWITQIGADQVRSVATGKGIVVGVVDDDLNRQHEDLKADGKIVTGIDTSTLEELTPDLPLTTGDHGSGSAGTIAERLGNGVGGAGVAPDAILMPVRIFTDKGFTGSYNVALGIVYAVDHGARVLNNSWGGGGYSQVLKDAVDYALSKNVVVVGSAGNDHANQMTGLGAFTGVINVGASAGDDMKADFSNLGLRVDVYAPGDNGLTTYSEANDGYGSFGGTSMAAPVISGAAALLLEANPALTPYQIKNLLISTGDAMKDPRTQGFKRVNVKAALAAVKAGTVPADGGSVEVAVSDLVERAPVDGSDVILTPLDGQNKGMDYIGATGGYRLEGQTAADTGFAGYARFYGVEPGRYSISVSGPGVNSYGGVRVTAAKPITVESGKTVRVAAEQQVDFYEYSDFDADTGTLIRNNLPATATNFTALPAVVTEDGLLLGGAFDNSNHAYSPAPTGADVDFLAFKVPAGKTITVQGLSSALASTAGVKVDLLNAAGTVVAGGTAGVAVPELGPSVTSDSKATYTSAAGGTFIVRFSNTTAKEGLGAVYAGFISIK, encoded by the coding sequence ATGAACAAGCTCGCCCTCCTCAGTCTGACATCGGCGGTCCTCCTCGCCGCCTGCGGTACCACCCAGCCCACCGCCGCCACGCCGTCCGGCTCCTTTTCCGGATTCACAGGCCGGCATACCACGCTCAGCCGCGTCGCCTCGACGAACCTGCCCGATCCGGCGCAGCTCGTGAAGACCGGCCGCGAGGCTGACCGCACCCAGGAACTCGTGGTGGGCTACGCCGACCGCGCGAGTCTGGATCGGCTGGCGACGCACCTGGGCGCCACGGTTCGCAGCACGATCCCGCCCCTGCGGCTGGCCCTGCTGGTGCTGCCGGAGCAGCTCAGTGTGTCCAGAACGGCCACAGCCCTGAGCCTGCGGCCCGTTGCCGGCCTGCGCTACGCCCAGGCCAACACCTACGACGGCCAGCGGCTGCCCGTGCCGGCGGCCACCCCCCTGGGCACCCAGAACCTGACCGCCCAGGCCGACGGTGACCCGCTGAGCGTCAAGCAGTGGTGGATCACGCAGATCGGCGCGGATCAGGTGCGGTCGGTCGCGACCGGCAAGGGCATCGTCGTGGGCGTGGTCGACGACGACCTGAACCGGCAGCACGAGGATCTGAAGGCCGACGGGAAGATCGTGACCGGCATCGACACGAGCACCCTGGAGGAGCTGACGCCGGATCTGCCCCTGACCACGGGCGATCACGGAAGCGGATCCGCCGGCACCATCGCCGAGCGTCTGGGCAACGGCGTGGGCGGGGCAGGCGTCGCGCCGGACGCGATCCTGATGCCAGTCCGGATCTTCACCGACAAGGGCTTCACCGGTTCATACAACGTCGCCCTGGGCATCGTGTATGCCGTGGATCACGGAGCCCGCGTGCTGAACAACTCGTGGGGCGGCGGCGGCTACAGCCAGGTTCTCAAGGACGCCGTCGACTACGCCCTGTCGAAGAACGTCGTGGTGGTGGGTTCTGCCGGCAACGACCATGCCAACCAGATGACCGGTCTGGGGGCCTTCACCGGCGTGATCAATGTGGGTGCCAGCGCAGGCGACGACATGAAGGCCGATTTCAGCAACCTGGGTCTGCGGGTGGACGTGTACGCGCCGGGCGACAACGGCCTGACGACCTACAGCGAAGCGAACGACGGCTACGGTTCCTTCGGGGGCACGAGCATGGCTGCGCCGGTCATCTCCGGTGCGGCAGCCCTGCTGCTTGAAGCCAATCCCGCCCTGACCCCGTACCAGATCAAGAACCTGCTGATCAGCACCGGCGACGCCATGAAAGATCCGCGCACACAGGGCTTCAAGCGCGTGAACGTGAAAGCCGCCCTGGCCGCTGTAAAGGCCGGCACAGTGCCTGCCGACGGCGGCAGTGTGGAAGTTGCGGTCTCCGATCTGGTTGAGCGCGCGCCGGTCGACGGTTCGGACGTGATCCTCACGCCACTCGACGGGCAGAACAAGGGCATGGACTACATCGGCGCGACTGGTGGCTACCGGCTGGAGGGCCAGACGGCGGCCGACACGGGCTTTGCCGGGTACGCGCGCTTCTACGGCGTCGAACCGGGCCGCTACTCGATCAGCGTGAGTGGACCGGGCGTCAATTCATACGGCGGGGTGCGCGTGACCGCAGCCAAGCCCATCACCGTGGAAAGCGGGAAGACAGTGAGGGTTGCGGCCGAACAGCAGGTGGATTTCTACGAGTATTCCGATTTCGATGCCGACACCGGTACGCTGATCCGCAACAACCTGCCGGCCACGGCGACCAATTTCACGGCGTTGCCCGCGGTGGTCACGGAGGACGGTCTGCTTCTCGGCGGCGCGTTCGACAACTCAAATCATGCCTATTCGCCCGCCCCCACTGGCGCGGACGTCGATTTCCTGGCGTTCAAGGTTCCGGCCGGCAAGACCATCACGGTGCAGGGCCTCAGTTCAGCCCTCGCCTCGACGGCCGGCGTCAAGGTCGACCTGCTGAACGCGGCCGGAACCGTCGTGGCCGGCGGTACGGCCGGCGTGGCCGTACCCGAACTGGGCCCCAGCGTGACCTCCGACAGCAAGGCCACGTACACGTCGGCCGCAGGTGGGACGTTCATCGTGCGCTTCAGCAACACCACTGCGAAAGAGGGCCTCGGGGCCGTCTACGCCGGGTTCATCAGCATCAAGTAG
- a CDS encoding carboxypeptidase-like regulatory domain-containing protein, translated as MNRVHATALVSLTAALLSACNMGGSPAPSSTVGTGSQTVAGALSNSVGGKLVAASSFTVQTATGKSLSGVTDASGKFTLKLDPGVYSIEFKKAGYAASRIEGIRVVAGTNDPLNAIQQNAFATTLPVGVPTVKAQYLTGETLNDFSTDAANATSFNASAGVPTEITVTSSSPQNSPGNIYVGVGGVPGSGYFGTRVINTPDPKFTTATVKALLVNDPKGSDSLRGVRGPTTLYVVAYDTNFNRLERRIPIVITDDQPNTNALTAFATTKVLAVTLAQKVGFFSPVRPTGAPTELSTLWVDVNWTYPKGTTALPLGHRLWTSDDGITFRVLKTVEGKATVARDGSGSLEAGKTVYYKLEAFNSTQSTFSAVMSTTPLNSFTLSDFTPAEASTGVARKPTLGWKVSSTVGHHRKFYVMVNDYPQQNAACFWGQGLCGGGFQDNMFIDDGSMPALKQTGTAYSVAFNANGTALLPALESRHAYTFDVSAAAFSETEDAVSIAHDYYDIFYTFDTCNFGGPVCEGQVVNFSTGDQE; from the coding sequence ATGAACAGAGTTCACGCCACCGCACTCGTCTCGTTGACCGCAGCGCTGCTCAGTGCGTGCAATATGGGCGGTTCCCCGGCCCCTTCCAGTACCGTCGGAACCGGCAGCCAGACCGTCGCGGGCGCCCTGTCGAATTCCGTGGGCGGCAAGCTGGTCGCAGCGAGCAGCTTCACCGTACAGACCGCGACCGGGAAATCCCTGAGCGGCGTGACCGATGCCAGTGGGAAGTTCACGCTGAAACTCGATCCTGGCGTGTACAGCATTGAATTCAAGAAGGCGGGGTATGCCGCGTCGCGTATCGAGGGCATCCGGGTCGTTGCGGGTACGAACGATCCGCTGAACGCCATCCAGCAGAACGCCTTCGCCACGACCCTGCCAGTCGGGGTGCCGACTGTGAAGGCGCAGTACCTGACTGGCGAGACGCTCAACGACTTCAGCACCGATGCCGCGAACGCCACCTCATTCAACGCGAGTGCCGGGGTGCCGACCGAGATCACTGTCACGTCCAGTTCCCCTCAGAACAGCCCCGGCAACATTTATGTGGGGGTGGGCGGCGTGCCCGGCTCGGGCTACTTCGGCACCCGCGTCATCAACACGCCCGATCCCAAATTCACCACGGCGACGGTCAAGGCGCTGCTGGTCAACGATCCCAAGGGCAGCGACTCGCTGCGTGGCGTGCGTGGGCCGACCACGCTGTACGTCGTGGCCTACGATACGAATTTCAACCGACTGGAACGCCGCATTCCCATCGTGATCACGGACGACCAGCCGAACACGAACGCCCTGACAGCCTTCGCGACAACCAAGGTGCTGGCCGTGACGCTGGCCCAGAAGGTTGGATTCTTCTCGCCTGTGCGGCCGACCGGAGCGCCGACTGAACTGAGCACGCTGTGGGTCGATGTCAACTGGACGTACCCCAAGGGCACGACCGCCCTGCCCCTCGGTCACCGGCTGTGGACGAGCGACGACGGCATCACCTTCCGGGTGCTCAAGACCGTGGAGGGCAAGGCCACGGTGGCCCGCGACGGCAGCGGAAGCCTGGAGGCCGGGAAGACGGTGTACTACAAACTCGAAGCCTTCAACAGCACGCAGAGCACGTTCAGCGCTGTCATGAGCACCACGCCCCTGAACAGCTTCACGCTGTCGGACTTCACTCCGGCCGAGGCCAGCACCGGCGTGGCCCGCAAGCCGACGCTCGGCTGGAAGGTCTCCAGCACGGTCGGGCACCACCGCAAGTTCTACGTGATGGTCAACGATTACCCGCAGCAGAATGCCGCGTGCTTCTGGGGTCAGGGTCTGTGTGGGGGCGGCTTCCAGGACAACATGTTCATCGACGACGGCAGCATGCCCGCCCTGAAGCAGACGGGTACCGCGTACTCGGTCGCGTTCAACGCGAACGGCACGGCGCTGCTGCCCGCGCTGGAAAGCCGACACGCCTACACCTTCGACGTCTCGGCCGCCGCCTTCAGCGAGACCGAGGACGCGGTCAGCATCGCGCACGACTACTACGACATCTTCTACACCTTCGACACCTGCAACTTCGGCGGCCCGGTGTGCGAGGGACAGGTCGTCAACTTCTCGACGGGAGACCAGGAATGA
- a CDS encoding alpha/beta hydrolase family protein produces MKPAALLTLPLLLLSVGGPSAGAQSAAALAKVDAAQMNIPAARQKSYPGSALTVRQTLRSGSNYTRQVVSYQSDGLRINALLTVPTGTPPKGGWPAIVFNHGYVPPNVYRTTERYVAYQDAFARAGFVTLKSDYRGHGSSQGEALGGYYAPGYTNDVMNALGSLKRDGRVNAARIGMWGHSMGGFLSLRAMVIDRSVKAGVIWGGVVGNYDQMMTGWNNRTPASIPQRVLNLRKTAVAKYGTPDANPKFWNALSANSYLRDLGGPIQLHIGSADEEVPVAFHTALAGQLRAAGKSVQSYVYPGDNHNLSGNLRTALNRSVAFFKANL; encoded by the coding sequence ATGAAGCCTGCCGCCCTGCTGACCCTTCCCCTCCTGCTGCTGTCGGTCGGTGGGCCGTCGGCCGGTGCCCAGTCCGCTGCGGCGCTGGCGAAGGTCGACGCCGCACAGATGAACATTCCGGCGGCCCGGCAGAAGTCCTATCCCGGCAGCGCCCTGACCGTGCGGCAGACCCTGCGCTCCGGCAGCAACTACACGCGGCAGGTCGTGAGCTACCAGTCCGATGGCCTGCGGATCAATGCCCTGCTGACCGTCCCGACCGGTACGCCGCCGAAGGGCGGCTGGCCCGCCATCGTGTTCAACCACGGGTATGTGCCGCCCAACGTCTACCGCACCACCGAGCGCTACGTGGCCTACCAGGACGCCTTCGCGCGGGCGGGCTTCGTCACGCTGAAAAGCGACTACCGGGGGCACGGCAGCTCGCAGGGTGAGGCGCTGGGCGGGTACTACGCGCCGGGCTACACCAACGACGTCATGAACGCGCTGGGCAGCCTCAAGCGCGACGGGCGGGTCAACGCGGCCCGGATCGGGATGTGGGGGCACTCCATGGGCGGCTTCCTGAGCCTGCGGGCCATGGTGATCGACAGGAGCGTGAAGGCCGGCGTGATCTGGGGCGGCGTGGTCGGCAACTACGACCAGATGATGACCGGCTGGAACAACCGCACGCCGGCCAGCATTCCCCAGCGCGTCCTGAATCTGCGGAAGACGGCTGTGGCGAAATACGGTACCCCGGACGCCAACCCGAAGTTCTGGAATGCCCTGAGCGCCAACAGCTACCTGCGTGACCTGGGCGGCCCCATCCAGCTGCATATCGGCAGTGCCGACGAGGAGGTGCCGGTGGCCTTCCACACGGCGCTGGCAGGGCAGCTGCGGGCGGCCGGGAAGTCGGTGCAGAGCTACGTCTATCCGGGCGACAACCACAATCTCAGCGGCAATCTGCGCACGGCTCTGAACCGCTCGGTGGCGTTCTTCAAGGCCAATCTGTGA
- a CDS encoding alpha/beta hydrolase family protein, producing MTDAALQAAVARQPISLAALRARTYPGSALTVVRTLAAGSNYTRQVVSYQSDGLTIYALLTVPRGTPPAGGWPAIVFNHGYIPPAEYRTTERYVAYQDAFARAGYVTLKSDYRGHGSSQGTARGGYDDPGYTIDVLNAAASVKKDSRVNARRLGMWGHSMGGQLTLRAMLVDPDIRAASLWAGVVASYDVLATDWRAQGTEARPALDSLNRRYLRALSPNAALKELRGRPIQLHHGTADKDVPYSFQKNLADDLRAAGQPVEAYRYVGDNHNLSGNLRTALSRSVAFFRANL from the coding sequence GTGACCGACGCCGCCCTCCAGGCCGCGGTGGCGCGGCAGCCGATCAGCCTCGCGGCGCTGCGGGCGCGGACATATCCGGGCAGCGCCCTGACGGTGGTGCGGACGCTCGCCGCCGGGTCGAACTACACCCGGCAGGTCGTGAGCTACCAGTCCGACGGCCTGACCATCTACGCGCTGTTGACCGTGCCGCGCGGCACGCCGCCAGCGGGGGGCTGGCCGGCCATCGTGTTCAACCACGGCTATATCCCGCCCGCCGAGTACCGCACCACCGAGCGCTATGTGGCCTACCAGGACGCCTTCGCCCGCGCCGGCTACGTGACCCTGAAGAGCGACTACCGGGGGCACGGCAGCTCCCAGGGCACGGCGCGGGGCGGTTACGACGATCCCGGCTACACGATTGACGTGCTGAACGCCGCCGCCAGCGTGAAGAAGGATTCGCGGGTGAACGCCCGGCGGCTGGGCATGTGGGGGCACTCCATGGGCGGGCAGCTCACGCTGCGGGCCATGCTGGTCGATCCGGACATCCGCGCCGCGTCGCTGTGGGCAGGGGTGGTCGCCAGCTACGACGTTCTAGCCACCGACTGGCGTGCCCAGGGTACCGAGGCGCGACCTGCGCTCGACTCCCTGAACCGCCGCTACCTGCGTGCCCTGAGCCCCAACGCCGCCCTGAAGGAGCTGCGGGGCCGCCCCATCCAGCTCCACCACGGCACGGCGGACAAGGACGTTCCCTACAGCTTCCAGAAGAATCTCGCGGACGACCTGCGCGCTGCCGGGCAGCCGGTCGAGGCGTACCGGTACGTGGGCGACAACCACAATCTCAGCGGGAATCTGCGCACCGCGCTCAGCCGCTCGGTGGCGTTCTTCAGAGCCAACCTGTGA
- a CDS encoding nitroreductase gives MTDPTTLTTEARTVLDVIRRRRTVDITLLKPDPVPRDVLEHVLTAGTWAPTHGLTQPWRFTVFTGEARTRLGEIFAQAYAAGTAADRGSESALAAQRARALKAPAWISLELHVPSTSRFPLWEEQAALSSAAQTMLLAATAFGLAGKWASGAVMISPVTAAALGAPSLMGFLYLGYPNAGVPDSTRAPLADKVTWAE, from the coding sequence ATGACCGACCCGACCACCCTGACCACCGAGGCCCGCACCGTGCTGGACGTGATCCGCCGACGGCGCACGGTGGACATCACCCTCCTGAAACCCGATCCGGTGCCGCGCGACGTGCTGGAACACGTCCTGACGGCGGGCACCTGGGCCCCCACCCACGGCCTGACCCAGCCGTGGCGCTTCACGGTCTTCACGGGCGAGGCCCGCACGCGGCTGGGCGAGATCTTCGCCCAGGCCTATGCTGCCGGCACTGCCGCCGACCGGGGCAGCGAATCGGCCCTGGCCGCCCAGCGGGCCCGCGCCCTGAAGGCTCCGGCGTGGATCAGCCTGGAACTGCACGTGCCGTCCACGTCGAGGTTCCCGCTGTGGGAGGAGCAGGCCGCCCTGAGCAGTGCGGCGCAGACCATGCTGCTGGCCGCGACCGCCTTCGGGCTGGCGGGCAAGTGGGCCAGCGGCGCGGTCATGATCAGCCCGGTGACCGCTGCCGCCCTGGGGGCACCGTCGCTCATGGGCTTCCTGTACCTGGGATACCCGAACGCCGGGGTACCGGACAGCACCCGCGCGCCACTTGCCGATAAGGTCACCTGGGCCGAGTAG
- a CDS encoding TatD family hydrolase, whose protein sequence is MIDTHTHLDYLDDPASARGELGLTALVCIGASPEHARNAVALAEQFPDVYATVGLHPTDTDEDSPETRAAIEALATHPRVVGIGESGLDDYWDDTKRPAQVSAFEWQLELAQRTGRPLVIHTRDKQNRQSAHHGVMDVLRAWPDVPVILHCFSGHAGLLRFGLERGEHTYFGFAGNTTYKNAREIHEAAQMLPLPRMLLETDAPFLAPVPHRGRPNRPGYVRHTLEFIATLRHMDAAELERVTDNNARRVYGLPDMPPAPTGA, encoded by the coding sequence ATGATCGACACGCACACCCACCTCGACTACCTGGACGATCCGGCCAGCGCCCGCGGCGAACTGGGCCTGACCGCCCTGGTGTGTATCGGCGCAAGTCCCGAGCACGCCCGCAACGCCGTGGCCCTGGCCGAACAGTTCCCCGACGTGTACGCGACCGTGGGCCTGCACCCGACCGATACGGACGAGGACAGCCCGGAGACCAGGGCCGCCATCGAGGCGCTCGCCACCCACCCCCGCGTGGTCGGCATCGGCGAGAGCGGTCTGGACGACTACTGGGACGACACGAAACGCCCGGCACAGGTCAGCGCCTTCGAGTGGCAGCTGGAGCTGGCGCAGCGCACGGGCCGGCCACTGGTGATCCACACCCGCGACAAACAGAACCGCCAGAGTGCCCACCACGGCGTCATGGACGTGTTGCGGGCGTGGCCGGACGTGCCGGTGATCCTGCACTGCTTCTCCGGTCATGCGGGCCTGCTGCGGTTCGGCCTGGAACGCGGCGAGCACACGTACTTCGGCTTCGCCGGCAACACGACCTATAAGAACGCGCGCGAGATCCACGAGGCGGCCCAGATGCTCCCGCTGCCTCGGATGCTGCTCGAAACGGACGCGCCCTTCCTGGCCCCCGTGCCGCACCGGGGCAGACCCAACCGGCCCGGCTACGTGCGGCACACCCTGGAGTTCATCGCCACGCTGCGGCACATGGACGCCGCTGAACTGGAACGGGTGACCGACAACAACGCGCGGCGGGTGTATGGGCTGCCGGACATGCCCCCGGCGCCGACCGGGGCATGA
- a CDS encoding LptA/OstA family protein: MTYRPLILTALLVSTALAQTAAPTNRIVKIQGGARGNVRTGPLTYTGNPVKATISTLQLQSAQAVLADPTGAGLLEAEGKRTADFTGNVLVTRGRLTAKGGKLAYSEATGQGIMTGTPSATFVPANKEDGDNVAIQATQMSLDVDNNVSTSTGSVSLTNGTQTGKAEKLVFDEDKELAQLTGTPSLTRAAKGTQKELVISGTEVRARTKEKTLYVRGGVKLVQGTTTTTGDSVYYDDRKNVAYVVGNAVSIDSKTRVTLRAPASGYLEQRTDLARVRVLNSAYKIPTDQFKLRSEQ; this comes from the coding sequence ATGACCTACCGACCCCTGATCCTCACGGCCCTGCTCGTCTCGACCGCACTGGCCCAGACCGCTGCACCGACCAACCGGATCGTCAAGATTCAGGGTGGTGCCCGTGGCAATGTCCGTACCGGCCCGCTGACCTACACAGGAAATCCGGTGAAGGCGACCATCAGCACCCTGCAACTACAGTCCGCGCAGGCAGTGCTGGCTGATCCCACCGGAGCGGGTCTGCTGGAGGCCGAGGGCAAGCGCACGGCAGACTTCACCGGCAACGTGCTCGTCACCCGTGGCCGCCTGACCGCGAAGGGCGGCAAGCTCGCGTACTCGGAGGCCACCGGGCAGGGCATCATGACCGGCACGCCCAGCGCGACCTTCGTGCCCGCCAACAAGGAAGACGGCGACAACGTCGCCATCCAGGCCACGCAGATGAGCCTGGACGTGGACAACAACGTGTCGACCAGCACCGGCAGCGTCAGCCTGACCAACGGCACGCAGACCGGCAAGGCCGAGAAACTGGTGTTCGACGAGGACAAGGAACTCGCGCAGCTGACCGGCACGCCCAGCCTGACGCGGGCCGCGAAGGGCACCCAGAAGGAACTGGTGATCAGCGGCACCGAGGTTCGTGCCCGCACCAAGGAGAAGACGCTGTACGTGCGCGGCGGCGTGAAGCTGGTGCAGGGTACGACGACGACCACGGGCGACTCCGTGTACTACGACGACCGCAAGAACGTGGCCTACGTGGTGGGCAACGCGGTCAGCATCGACAGCAAGACCCGCGTGACGCTGCGGGCACCGGCCAGCGGCTATCTGGAGCAGCGCACGGATCTGGCCCGCGTGCGGGTGCTGAACTCGGCGTACAAGATCCCCACGGATCAGTTCAAGCTGCGCAGCGAGCAATAA
- a CDS encoding LptA/OstA family protein, whose translation MVLLRRPMAALLTLTLLGGPPGGVSPLALAQETTPAPALAPSTPAQTTPAQTTPAPDAAPANTPEAAPADTAGSENASLELVRRGEKDGKERRIKIVRTGTSDDTGIFATCGPQDGDPENAPNLAVFSETTQSGIQITIDKNVIRVPLAVVTQQQPREGQDGSDGRVEASAGTAKFLDAAPEGATDRLSKCGIEATAKPAPDTVFVTQGKTQLKGQKLLYDETDGIARIDGPITFNRPNQSDPLSGTSEKIEVDVDQEKTTLVGNVVLNSGGGRVSKAARVEYDDTRNVARLIGTPGQPAQSVKGGDTLSAGMILYDLDRNEVYAVKPEGGTITGEFQDGESAAPAPATSTPAPTTPPGSTSPP comes from the coding sequence ATGGTGCTTCTCCGGCGACCCATGGCGGCCCTGCTGACGCTGACGCTGCTCGGCGGGCCGCCCGGTGGGGTGTCGCCGCTGGCGCTGGCTCAGGAGACGACGCCAGCGCCGGCTCTGGCCCCATCCACGCCGGCCCAGACCACGCCAGCACAGACGACCCCGGCCCCTGACGCGGCCCCAGCCAACACCCCGGAGGCTGCACCTGCCGACACCGCCGGTTCTGAGAACGCCAGTCTGGAACTGGTGCGCCGGGGCGAGAAGGACGGCAAGGAGCGCCGTATCAAGATCGTGCGCACCGGCACCAGCGACGACACGGGCATCTTCGCCACGTGCGGCCCGCAGGACGGTGACCCGGAAAATGCCCCGAACCTCGCCGTGTTCAGCGAGACGACCCAGAGCGGCATCCAGATCACCATCGACAAGAATGTGATCCGGGTGCCGCTGGCAGTGGTCACGCAGCAGCAGCCCAGAGAGGGCCAGGACGGCAGCGACGGCCGGGTGGAGGCCAGTGCCGGCACGGCGAAGTTCCTTGACGCCGCGCCCGAGGGGGCGACCGACCGGCTGTCGAAGTGCGGGATCGAGGCGACCGCGAAACCCGCGCCCGACACGGTGTTCGTCACGCAGGGCAAGACACAGCTGAAGGGTCAGAAGCTGCTGTACGACGAGACCGACGGCATCGCCCGGATCGACGGGCCGATCACCTTCAACCGGCCCAACCAGAGCGATCCGCTGAGCGGTACCAGCGAGAAGATTGAGGTGGACGTCGATCAGGAGAAGACCACGCTGGTCGGGAACGTCGTCCTGAACTCTGGCGGCGGGCGGGTCAGCAAGGCCGCCCGTGTCGAGTACGACGACACCCGTAACGTCGCGCGGCTGATCGGCACGCCGGGGCAGCCAGCGCAGAGCGTCAAGGGCGGCGACACCCTGAGCGCCGGCATGATCCTGTACGACCTCGACCGCAACGAGGTCTACGCGGTCAAGCCCGAGGGCGGCACGATCACGGGCGAGTTCCAGGACGGCGAATCCGCCGCGCCCGCACCGGCCACGTCTACGCCGGCTCCGACCACTCCGCCAGGCTCGACCTCGCCGCCCTGA
- a CDS encoding lactate/malate family dehydrogenase produces the protein MKVGVVGAGLVGATAAYAMVLRGSCSELVLTDVDTARATAEAQDIAHASPVTHGTRVSSGPLEDLAGSRVVVVAAGANQQPGESRLELLGRNAEIFRDLLPRVAAAAPDAVLLIATNPVDLLTDLTARLLPGRAVLGSGTVLDSARLRWLTAQHAGVDATHVHASVLGEHGDSEVIPWSAVTVGGVPVAAFMSARARPWTPEIRAQIEADTRGAAAAIIGGKRATYYGIGAALARITERVLGDRRAVLTVSVPTPEYGVSLSLPRVVGAAGVLDTIVPALDDAEARALTASADVLRAARSSLAEWSEPA, from the coding sequence GTGAAGGTCGGCGTGGTCGGGGCGGGACTGGTCGGCGCGACCGCCGCCTACGCGATGGTGCTGCGCGGCTCGTGCAGCGAACTGGTGCTCACCGACGTGGACACGGCGCGGGCCACGGCTGAGGCCCAGGACATCGCGCACGCGAGTCCGGTCACCCACGGCACGCGCGTGAGCAGCGGCCCGCTGGAGGATCTGGCCGGCAGCCGCGTGGTGGTGGTCGCCGCTGGCGCGAACCAGCAGCCCGGCGAGTCGCGCCTGGAACTGCTGGGCCGCAACGCGGAGATCTTCCGCGACCTGCTGCCCCGCGTGGCCGCCGCCGCTCCGGACGCCGTCCTGCTCATCGCCACCAATCCGGTCGACCTCCTTACCGACCTGACGGCGCGGCTGTTGCCAGGCCGGGCGGTACTGGGCTCGGGCACGGTGCTCGACAGCGCCCGCCTGCGCTGGCTGACGGCGCAGCACGCGGGCGTGGACGCCACCCACGTCCACGCCTCGGTGCTGGGCGAGCACGGCGACTCGGAGGTGATCCCCTGGAGTGCCGTGACGGTGGGGGGCGTGCCGGTCGCCGCCTTCATGTCGGCGCGGGCCCGTCCCTGGACGCCGGAGATCCGCGCCCAGATCGAGGCCGATACACGCGGCGCGGCCGCCGCGATCATCGGGGGCAAGCGGGCCACCTACTACGGCATCGGCGCGGCGCTGGCCCGCATCACCGAGCGCGTCCTGGGCGACCGCCGGGCCGTGCTGACCGTCAGCGTGCCCACGCCCGAGTACGGTGTGAGCCTGAGCCTGCCCCGCGTGGTAGGCGCGGCTGGCGTGCTGGACACCATCGTGCCGGCCCTGGACGACGCCGAGGCGCGGGCGCTGACGGCCAGCGCCGACGTGCTCAGGGCGGCGAGGTCGAGCCTGGCGGAGTGGTCGGAGCCGGCGTAG
- a CDS encoding universal stress protein, which produces MTQPSPTFQKILVGVDFSDASRHALDVARTRFPGAQLKLAHVTDARAGTTPDLMGGVTPTLPDPAVLNALEDADASVMSRVVKPGEETVQLVGDPLTGLLDAAQEWGADLIVVGTHPQGMLEHFLLGSTAEKLVARSRIPVLSVRHG; this is translated from the coding sequence ATGACGCAGCCCTCCCCGACCTTCCAGAAGATTCTCGTGGGCGTGGATTTCTCGGACGCCTCGCGGCACGCGCTGGACGTGGCCCGCACGCGCTTTCCCGGTGCCCAGCTCAAGCTCGCGCACGTCACGGATGCCCGCGCCGGCACCACGCCGGATCTGATGGGCGGCGTGACCCCGACCCTGCCCGATCCGGCCGTGCTGAACGCGCTGGAGGACGCCGACGCGAGCGTGATGTCGCGCGTGGTGAAGCCCGGCGAGGAGACCGTGCAGCTGGTGGGCGATCCCCTGACTGGCCTGCTGGACGCCGCCCAGGAGTGGGGGGCCGACCTGATCGTGGTGGGCACACACCCACAGGGCATGCTGGAGCACTTCCTGCTGGGCAGCACCGCCGAGAAGCTGGTGGCCCGCAGCCGGATTCCGGTGCTGTCCGTCCGGCACGGCTGA